A region of Streptomyces sp. R44 DNA encodes the following proteins:
- a CDS encoding organic hydroperoxide resistance protein, whose translation MSIQHSDVLYTAVATAENGRDGRVATDDGQLDVVVNPPKAMGGSGAGTNPEQLFAAGYSACFQGALGVVARNENADVSGSTVTAQVGIGKNDDGFGIIVKISATIPNVDAETAKSLIEKAHQVCPYSKATRGNITVELAV comes from the coding sequence ATGTCGATCCAGCACTCCGACGTCCTGTACACCGCCGTCGCCACCGCCGAGAACGGCCGTGACGGCCGCGTCGCCACCGACGACGGTCAGCTCGACGTCGTCGTGAACCCGCCGAAGGCCATGGGCGGCTCCGGCGCGGGCACCAACCCCGAGCAGCTCTTCGCGGCCGGCTACAGCGCCTGCTTCCAGGGCGCCCTCGGCGTCGTCGCCCGCAACGAGAACGCCGACGTCTCCGGCTCGACGGTCACCGCCCAGGTCGGCATCGGCAAGAACGACGACGGCTTCGGCATCATCGTCAAGATCTCGGCGACCATCCCGAACGTGGACGCCGAGACCGCCAAGAGCCTGATCGAGAAGGCCCACCAGGTCTGCCCGTACTCCAAGGCGACCCGCGGCAACATCACGGTCGAGCTCGCCGTCTGA
- a CDS encoding NADP-dependent oxidoreductase has translation MSVLPASSREWHLVARPHGWPVPADFALRETPVAEPAEGRILVRNLHFSVDPYMRGRMNDVKSYIPPFQLDHPMDGGAVGEVIASNAEGFAVGDHVLHGLGWREYADVPAKGATKVDPALAPLSAYLGVLGMTGLTAYAGLFEVASFKEGDAVFVSGAAGAVGSQVGQMAKLKGASRVIGSAGSDEKVKFLVEELGFDAAFNYKNGPVKDQLREAAPDGIDVYFDNVGGDHLEAAISSLNVHGRATICGMIAQYNDTEPVPGPRNMAMIIGKRLRLQGVLVGDHYGLQNQFVQEVGGWLASGELKHRETFVEGIENGVDAFLGLLRGDNTGKMIVSATR, from the coding sequence ATGTCCGTTCTTCCCGCGTCCAGCCGTGAGTGGCACCTCGTCGCCCGTCCGCACGGCTGGCCCGTTCCGGCGGACTTCGCCCTGCGCGAGACCCCGGTCGCCGAGCCGGCCGAGGGCCGCATCCTCGTGCGCAACCTGCACTTCTCCGTCGACCCGTACATGCGCGGCCGGATGAACGACGTGAAGTCGTACATCCCGCCCTTCCAGCTCGACCACCCCATGGACGGCGGCGCGGTCGGTGAGGTCATCGCCTCCAACGCCGAGGGCTTCGCCGTCGGCGACCACGTCCTGCACGGCCTCGGCTGGCGCGAGTACGCCGACGTCCCGGCCAAGGGCGCCACCAAGGTCGACCCGGCGCTCGCGCCCCTCTCCGCGTACCTCGGCGTGCTCGGCATGACCGGCCTCACGGCCTACGCCGGCCTCTTCGAGGTCGCCTCCTTCAAGGAGGGCGACGCCGTCTTCGTCTCCGGCGCGGCCGGCGCCGTCGGCAGCCAGGTCGGCCAGATGGCGAAGCTCAAGGGCGCCTCCCGGGTCATCGGCTCGGCCGGCTCCGACGAGAAGGTCAAGTTCCTCGTCGAGGAGCTCGGCTTCGACGCCGCCTTCAACTACAAGAACGGCCCGGTCAAGGACCAGCTCCGCGAGGCCGCCCCGGACGGCATCGACGTCTACTTCGACAACGTCGGCGGGGACCACCTCGAAGCCGCGATCTCCTCGCTCAACGTGCACGGCCGCGCCACCATCTGCGGCATGATCGCCCAGTACAACGACACCGAGCCGGTCCCCGGTCCGCGGAACATGGCGATGATCATCGGCAAGCGGCTGCGGCTCCAGGGCGTCCTCGTCGGCGACCACTACGGCCTGCAGAACCAGTTCGTCCAGGAGGTCGGCGGCTGGCTCGCCTCGGGCGAGCTGAAGCACCGCGAGACCTTCGTCGAGGGCATCGAGAACGGCGTGGACGCCTTCCTCGGCCTGCTGCGCGGCGACAACACCGGAAAGATGATCGTCTCGGCGACCCGCTAG
- a CDS encoding MarR family winged helix-turn-helix transcriptional regulator, producing the protein MATTRTDPLTLEVVELIGTVVARYYEEYEQAAAQHALTGAQARVLGLLSLDPLPMRRIAQKLKCEPSNITGIVDRLEARGLVERKPDPDDRRVKLAVPTDEGRDTARRLRESLDFAREPLGELTEAERTLLRDLLKRMLGVDAA; encoded by the coding sequence ATGGCCACCACACGCACGGACCCCCTGACCCTCGAAGTCGTCGAGCTGATCGGCACGGTCGTGGCGCGCTACTACGAGGAGTACGAGCAGGCGGCCGCGCAGCACGCGCTGACCGGCGCCCAGGCCCGCGTCCTCGGCCTGCTCTCGCTCGATCCGCTGCCGATGCGCCGCATCGCGCAGAAGCTGAAGTGCGAGCCCTCCAACATCACCGGGATCGTCGACCGCCTGGAGGCCCGCGGTCTGGTCGAGCGCAAGCCCGACCCGGACGACCGGCGGGTCAAGCTGGCCGTCCCCACGGACGAGGGCCGGGACACCGCCCGCCGCCTCCGCGAGTCCCTCGACTTCGCGCGCGAACCGCTCGGCGAGCTGACCGAGGCCGAGCGGACCCTGCTGCGGGACCTGCTGAAGCGGATGCTGGGCGTCGACGCGGCGTAA
- a CDS encoding rod shape-determining protein codes for MTVSLEQLRRCHVAVDLGAARTRVFVKGAGLVVDEPSVAAVNTRTGALIAVGALAEKMTGRTPDYIRVVRPVSGGTVVDIEMAQRMLRHLLGEKLRRQLRRKPRLRAAACTPHDSDPLAQRAAVETLVGLGARRVELVDTLIAAAVGCGLPVEQPTATMILVCGAATTQVAVLSLGAIVTAERMPVGGDAIDHAVIQHLRHHHELMLPSQSVRPLQLALSGNGLTTQGPAWTEIHGRDVATGLARSVTVDTAAVRDAIHTPLTAVLDGIGKVLRDCPPDLVADLADRGIMMVGGSALLPGLDQMLREATGMPVHIAERPDVCAVLGLGAMLEGRVQPMVLDPLAERDPLADED; via the coding sequence GTGACCGTCAGCCTTGAGCAGCTGCGTCGTTGCCATGTCGCCGTCGACCTGGGTGCCGCCCGCACCCGGGTCTTCGTCAAGGGCGCCGGACTCGTCGTCGACGAGCCGAGCGTCGCCGCAGTCAACACCCGTACCGGAGCGCTGATCGCCGTCGGCGCCCTCGCCGAGAAGATGACCGGCCGCACCCCCGACTACATCCGGGTCGTGCGCCCGGTCTCGGGCGGCACGGTCGTCGACATCGAGATGGCGCAGCGGATGCTCCGTCACCTCCTCGGCGAGAAGCTGCGCCGGCAGCTGCGCCGCAAGCCCCGGCTGCGCGCGGCGGCCTGCACCCCGCACGACAGCGATCCGCTGGCGCAGCGCGCCGCCGTGGAGACCCTCGTCGGTCTCGGGGCGCGCCGGGTCGAGCTGGTCGACACCCTGATCGCGGCGGCCGTGGGCTGCGGGCTTCCCGTCGAGCAGCCGACCGCGACGATGATCCTGGTGTGCGGGGCGGCGACCACGCAGGTCGCGGTGCTCTCGCTCGGCGCGATCGTCACGGCGGAGCGGATGCCGGTCGGCGGCGACGCCATCGACCACGCCGTCATCCAGCACCTGCGCCACCACCACGAGCTGATGCTGCCGAGCCAGTCGGTGCGCCCGCTGCAACTCGCCCTCAGCGGCAACGGCCTGACCACGCAGGGTCCCGCCTGGACGGAGATCCACGGCCGGGACGTCGCCACGGGCCTGGCCCGTTCGGTGACCGTCGACACCGCCGCCGTGCGGGACGCGATCCACACGCCGCTGACGGCGGTCCTCGACGGCATCGGGAAGGTGCTGCGGGACTGCCCGCCGGACCTGGTGGCCGACCTCGCGGACCGCGGGATCATGATGGTCGGCGGCAGCGCCCTGCTGCCGGGGCTCGACCAGATGCTGCGCGAGGCGACCGGGATGCCGGTGCACATCGCGGAACGGCCGGACGTCTGCGCGGTCCTCGGCCTCGGCGCGATGCTGGAGGGCAGGGTCCAGCCGATGGTCCTCGACCCGCTGGCCGAGCGCGACCCGCTCGCCGACGAGGACTGA